One Malaclemys terrapin pileata isolate rMalTer1 chromosome 21, rMalTer1.hap1, whole genome shotgun sequence DNA window includes the following coding sequences:
- the NHLH1 gene encoding helix-loop-helix protein 1, protein MMLNSDQTEIDVPPSHSETESVFSDCGGGGGRGAGVEEAGGISLCAQSRLAEPGEALKKDLQHLSREERRRRRRATAKYRTAHATRERIRVEAFNMAFAELRKLLPTLPPDKKLSKIEILRLAICYISYLNHVLDV, encoded by the coding sequence ATGATGCTCAATTCAGACCAGACGGAAATCGACGTGCCCCCGTCTCACTCAGAGACAGAGTCAGTTTTTAGCGACTGTGGTGGGGGCGGTGGCCGTGGGGCTGGAGTGGAGGAGGCCGGCGGCATCAGCTTGTGTGCCCAGTCCCGGCTAGCGGAGCCGGGCGAGGCTCTGAAAAAGGACCTGCAGCACCTGAGCCGAgaggagcggcggcggcggcggcgtgCCACGGCTAAGTACCGGACAGCCCACGCCACGCGGGAGCGCATCCGCGTCGAGGCTTTCAACATGGCCTTCGCCGAGCTGCGCAAGCTGCTGCCCACCCTTCCCCCTGACAAGAAGCTCTCCAAGATCGAGATCCTCAGGCTGGCCATCTGCTACATCTCCTACCTGAACCACGTGCTGGACGTCTGA